The genomic stretch TCGACCGGGTGGGCGCGTGGGTCGAGGAGCAGATCCGCTCGCTGGGGATGACGGGCAGCCTCATCCGCGACGCCATCAACCGGTTCCTGGACTCGCTGAGCTGGTCGGACATCTTCGACCTGGGCGGGGTGTGGGACCGGGCCAAGCGCATCTTCACCGAGCCCATCGACCGCATCCTGAGCTTCGGCAGGGGGCTCATCACCGGCATCCTGCGGTTCATCAAGGACGCCATCCTGCGGCCGCTCGCCCGGCTGGCGGAGGGCACGCGCGGCTACGACCTGCTGAAGGCCATCCTGGGCGAGGACCCCGTCACGGGCGAGCCCGTGCCTCGCACCGCGGACACGCTGATTGGCGGCTTCATGAAGCTGATCGGCCAGGAGGAGGTCTGGAACAACCTGAAGGCGTCCAACGCGGTGCCGCGCGCCTGGGCCTGGTTCCAGGGGGCCATGGGCGCGCTGATGGGCTTCGTGCGGCAGATTCCAGGGCTGTTCGTCCAGGCGTTCCAGTCGCTCGTGCTGGCGGACATCGTCCTGTTGCCGCGTGCCTTCGCCAAGGTGGCGGGGGTGTTCGGCACCTTCATCGGGAGGTTCATCAGCTGGGCGGGGGACGCGGTCTGGAACCTCTTGGAGATCATCTTCGCCGTGGTGGCGCCCGGGGTGATGCCGTACCTGCGCAGGGCCGCCGCGACCTTCCGCACCATCCTGCGCAACCCGATTGGCTTCATCGGCAACCTGGTGCGGGCGGGCCTGCTGGGCTTCCGCCAGTTCGCCGCGAACTTCCTGACGCACCTGCGAGGCTCCCTCATCGGCTGGCTGACGGGGGCGATGAGCGGCGCGGGCATCTACATCCCGCAGGGGCTCAACCTCCGGGAGATCATCAAGTTCGTGCTCAGCGTGCTGGGGCTGACCTGGCAGAACCTCCGCCAGAAGCTGGTGCGCGCCATCGGCGAGCCCGGGGTGCAGGCGCTGGAGACGACCTTCGACATCGTCGTCACCCTGGTCACCCAGGGGCCCGCGGCGGCGTGGGAGCGGATCCAGGAGAGCCTCGGCAACCTGCGCGAGATGGTCATGGAGCAGATCATGACCTTCGTGCGCGAGCGAATCGTGCAGGCCGCCATCACCCGGCTGTTGACGAGCCTCAACCCGGCGGGCGCGTTCATCCAGGCCATCATCGCCATCTACAACACGGTGATGTTCTTCGTGGAGCGGCTGCGCCAGATCGCCCAGGTGGCCGCGTCGTTCATCGACTCGCTGTCGGCCATCGCCAACGGGGTGCTCGCCGCCGCCGCGAACCGGGTGGAGCAGACGATGGCCGGGCTGCTGACGCTCGTCATCAGCTTCCTGGCGCGCATCGCGGGGCTAGGCCGGGTGAGCGACGCGGTGACCAACGTGGTCAACCGCGTGCGTCAGCCCATCGACCGGGCCCTGGACCGGGTGGTGGAGTGGATCGTCGCGCAGGCGCGGCGGCTGGGGCGGCTGCTCACGGGACGAGGGCGAGGGGCGGAGGCCGGGGGGCCTTCTGGCGTGAAGGGCCGGGTCCGCGCGGCGCTCGTGCCCCTGCTGCGCGGCGCGGTCGACCTCAACCGCATCGCGCCGGTGGTCGACTCGGTCTTCAGCAGGTTCCGGCCGGAAGGGCTGCAGGCCCTGCGGGTCGCCCGGTCTCCGAACCGAGCGGGCGAGTTCTCCGTCTACGCGACCGCTTCTCCCGAGGAGGAGGTGGCCCAGGGGGCCGTCACCCCGACGCTGAGTGTCGCCGACCTCGACCTCACGGCGCAGACCACGGTGCTGGTCGCCACCGTCAACGGGAGGGCCGTGGGGCGCCGCTCGAGCGTGCACCACGGCGCGCACGCGGAGGAGGTCCTCATCGCGGAGCTGGACGCCGACTACGCGCGGGCTCGAAATGGCCAGGGCCGGTTCATGACCGCCCCGACGGGACGGTCGACCAGTCCCGTGAACACGGTGGAGATCAACATCACCCGGACGCCTTGTGGGCGCAGCGCGAGAGACTGTGCGTCCCAGTTGCTGAGGTTCGCGAGCCGGACGCGGTCGACCCTGGTCATTCGCGCGGCCAGCTTCTATGCCGGTTCGGGGGGACAGCACGCCCAGGCGACGCGAGCTGGTATGGATCGCCTCATCCTGTCCTCCCGGGTCCGGCTGGAGGCGTGGAACGTCGAGGGTGAACTCCAGAGCCTCGGGCTCGATCCGAGCGAGGTGTCCCAGGCCACCAAGGATACACTGCGGACCCGCATGGAGTCGCTGAGGACGGAGATCCAGAACCGCACGTCCATCGTGAAGAGATGACCCCCCGTCACACGGACCCGCGACTCGAGAGAAACGCATGGACAAGCATGAGATGTCGAAGGAGCAGCTGGCGCAGCGGACCTTGATTGCCGACACGCTGCGCGCAGCGGGCTGGCGGACGTCCGACCAGAACGAGCTGTTCGAGTCGGGAGGATGGGCGTTCTTCGAGGTCAACATGACCTACAAGAACCCGGTCATGCGGCTCGAACTCAGGTACAGCGCGAAGGACGCGCTCGTCTATCTCGACATCCAGAACCTGGAGGGGCGGGGTGTGCTGCTCCACGTGAAGTTCGGGGACAAACTCGCTGAACTCCTGAAGGAGATCGTCGGGTTCCAGCAGCAGATCTCCCCCTCCAACTTCCGGCGGCACGTGAACCGGATCGTCCTGTCCTGCCCGGAGACCTACGCGGCCATTGGCGACGAGGACGATGGGAAGCTGGCTCGCCTCGTCGTCGATGAGCGCCTCCTCGCGCCCGACGACGCGCCGGAGAAGTGACGGGGGGGAGCTCCGCCGGGACGGCACGCCCTGGCGTCCACACCGGCGCCACCGAGCTGGTTGACCCGGGCGCCGCGATGTCCCGCGCCGCGCTTCAGCGTCCCGGCGTGGTCGTGGCAGGCTGCGGCGGGTGAGTGAACCCCTCTTCGATGACCTGCTCGGGCTCGCGTGTTTCGCGCGGGTCGTCGAGCATCGCTCGTTCACGCAGGCCGCCACGGTGCTCGGCGTGTCGAAGTCCGTGGTCAGCGGGCGTGTGGCCCGGCTGGAGGCCCGCGTGGGCGAGCGGCTGCTCATCCGCACCACGCGCAAGCTGACGGTCACCGACGCGGGCATGGGGGTGTATGCGCACTGCGCGCGGATGCTCCAGGAGGCCGGGGCGGCCACGCGCGGCGCCTCCGACGCGGGCCGAGGGACGCTGCGCATCAACGCGCCCGTGAGCTTCGCCCAGCTGTATCTCGCCGGACCGTTGACGCGGTTCCTCGCCGCGCACCCGGATACCACCGTGGACCTCGTCTTGAGCGACCGGCTGGTGGACCTGGTGGAGGAGCGCGTGGACGTGGCCATCCGCATCACCCGACTGCGCGACTCCAGCCTCGTGGCGCGCAAGCTGGCCACCACGTCGCTGCACGTGTGCGCGTCCCCCGCGTACCTGGAGCGCCGGGGGACACCCGAGCGTCCGGAGGACCTGCTG from Myxococcus stipitatus encodes the following:
- a CDS encoding eCIS core domain-containing protein yields the protein MESAQHKTVNRAATTRPAPAVHPVTQSAPGTQVQLQSALRVSSPRDSAEVEAESTAKRVMRMASPEATVASTGGGAQRKPLLEEKHEKGVPRRKLESPHVARFAEAVGLMQRRESTPVISRKAEGQPDVAANVAADIANSHTSGNPLPLSVRRFMEPRFRADFSGVRVHTGDNAARLNRQLNAQAFTVGNQIFFGKDRFRPDSAEGQELIAHELTHTIQQGSVQQQATVHRSEDVTVTQQSSPRVQRLGLSDALDYFADRANIIPGFRMFTIILGVNPINMSRVERSAANILRAIIEFIPGGALITQALDNHGVFDRVGAWVEEQIRSLGMTGSLIRDAINRFLDSLSWSDIFDLGGVWDRAKRIFTEPIDRILSFGRGLITGILRFIKDAILRPLARLAEGTRGYDLLKAILGEDPVTGEPVPRTADTLIGGFMKLIGQEEVWNNLKASNAVPRAWAWFQGAMGALMGFVRQIPGLFVQAFQSLVLADIVLLPRAFAKVAGVFGTFIGRFISWAGDAVWNLLEIIFAVVAPGVMPYLRRAAATFRTILRNPIGFIGNLVRAGLLGFRQFAANFLTHLRGSLIGWLTGAMSGAGIYIPQGLNLREIIKFVLSVLGLTWQNLRQKLVRAIGEPGVQALETTFDIVVTLVTQGPAAAWERIQESLGNLREMVMEQIMTFVRERIVQAAITRLLTSLNPAGAFIQAIIAIYNTVMFFVERLRQIAQVAASFIDSLSAIANGVLAAAANRVEQTMAGLLTLVISFLARIAGLGRVSDAVTNVVNRVRQPIDRALDRVVEWIVAQARRLGRLLTGRGRGAEAGGPSGVKGRVRAALVPLLRGAVDLNRIAPVVDSVFSRFRPEGLQALRVARSPNRAGEFSVYATASPEEEVAQGAVTPTLSVADLDLTAQTTVLVATVNGRAVGRRSSVHHGAHAEEVLIAELDADYARARNGQGRFMTAPTGRSTSPVNTVEINITRTPCGRSARDCASQLLRFASRTRSTLVIRAASFYAGSGGQHAQATRAGMDRLILSSRVRLEAWNVEGELQSLGLDPSEVSQATKDTLRTRMESLRTEIQNRTSIVKR
- a CDS encoding LysR family transcriptional regulator translates to MSEPLFDDLLGLACFARVVEHRSFTQAATVLGVSKSVVSGRVARLEARVGERLLIRTTRKLTVTDAGMGVYAHCARMLQEAGAATRGASDAGRGTLRINAPVSFAQLYLAGPLTRFLAAHPDTTVDLVLSDRLVDLVEERVDVAIRITRLRDSSLVARKLATTSLHVCASPAYLERRGTPERPEDLLRHDCLRYTQLRAEDEWRFYGRDGRIRVPVSGPLSTGNGTMLREAAAQGLGLAMLPRFMVDEDLRSGRLVTVLDAFAPRPIGIHAIHAAGRAPAPRLRALLDVLASEFRSSRWA